From the genome of Zonotrichia albicollis isolate bZonAlb1 chromosome 20, bZonAlb1.hap1, whole genome shotgun sequence, one region includes:
- the CSF3R gene encoding granulocyte colony-stimulating factor receptor isoform X2, whose amino-acid sequence MARCGAGTPFLRQLSLLLLLHLGGTLGCASVTVSPPIVPLGSAVTASCTVQRELCQGLEQGRVRISWMLDNKPVAGSQRQGPGGTEVSNLTLPRFNHTQARLFCCVEWNGTKQRVGMAEIRAGYPPAKPLNLSCVLNLDDYGLTCQWQQGTNSHLPTSFVLKCMGSRAQAVTGCTPRGGHSHCTVPRRLLQLYRQMEIWVSATNALGSAESEHLLIDPMDVAKLDPPTLQSIQSIPFQTDCIALAWDVARGTKHMELQCELRYRAPEDPAWALVSGIVGQAGTAQRCGFLFGTQYSFQMRCRRSSASALGSWSEWSPSRNYTTHEKAPTGKLDAWWGAQLAGAGGRLEVQLRWKAPRQRDANGRVLGYRVTLSPRRRGRDPPTICNTTRTQCNFSVPAGTSRVHLSAYNAAGESAPTEVMLLERTGQPLSGLRAVPGDERSLWVHWEAPLAPVTAYVLEWQRVAAEPGHCSGCWQMERDGAATTALIQDGIEPFQRYNISVYPLYEGTVGVPVHTTAYSQQKAPSHAPKLHLKRISKSEAELCWEPLPVEVQNGFITSYTIFWASSITSMASATVNPSLSSFAIRGLKPSTLYKVHIMASTAAGSTNGTSLTLVTTVLDDSELQFLFLSLGLVFVGLMVLLICFQKNERMKEQLWPSVPDPANSSLSKWVPAALPQEPLQSLAAREPGPAAISTVTVLEGEPGKQPGKERPALSAAVPPALPRPYVRQEGPGEPVQYARVGAAGYRGQRLLPEPAPRFYENLRGRGDGGGGGAGGEWAFLEEPPATFPLLQGLRIGGAEELHECRAD is encoded by the exons ATGGCCAGGTGCGGTGCTGGGACACCCTTCCTGcggcagctctccctgctcctgctgctccacctGGGCG ggacactgggctgcGCCTCGGTGACTGTGAGCCCCCCCATTGTGCCCCTGGGCTCGGCTGTCACGGCATCCTGCACCGTCCAGAgggagctctgccagggcttggagcagggcagggtccgGATCAGCTGGATGCTGGACAAcaagcctgtggctgggagccagCGCCAGGGCCCGGGGGGCACAGAGGTGTCCAACCTCACCCTGCCCCGCTTCAACCACACCCAGGCCAGGCTGTTCTGCTGTGTGGAGTGGAATGGGACCAAGCAGCGCGTTGGCATGGCCGAGATCAGGGCGGGCT ATCCTCCTGCAAAGCCCCTCAACCTCAGCTGTGTCCTGAACCTCGATGACTACGGGCTGACGtgccaatggcagcagggaACCAACAGCCACCTCCCCACCAGCTTCGTGCTGAAATGCATGGG gagcagagcccaggcagtGACGGGCTGCACCCCACgaggagggcacagccactgcacGGTGCCACgccggctgctgcagctgtaCCGGCAGATGGAGATCTGGGTGTCTGCCACCAACGCCCTGGGCAGCGCCGAGTCCGAGCACCTCCTCATCGACCCCATGGACGTGG CCAAGCTGGACCCCCCAACCCTGCAGAGCATCCAGTCCATCCCCTTCCAGACCGACTGCATTGCCCTGGCCTGGGATGTGGCACGGGGCACAAAGCACATGGAGCTGCAGTGTGAGCTGCGCTACAGGGCCCCTGAGGACCCTGCCTGGGCCCTG GTCAGTGGCATCGTCGGCCAGGCGGGCACGGCACAGCGCTGCGGTTTCCTGTTCGGCACCCAGTACAGCTTCCAGATGCGCTGCAGGCGCAGCTCAGCCTCGGCACTGGGCTCCTGGAGTGAgtggagccccagcaggaaCTACACCACCCATGAGAAAG CCCCCACAGGGAAGCTGGACGCGTGGTGGGGGGCTCAGCTggccggggctggggggcgGCTGGAGGTGCAGCTGCGCTGGAAG GCCCCACGGCAGCGGGATGCCAACGGGCGAGTGCTGGGCTACCGTGTGACCCTGAGCCCCCGGAGGAGGGGCAGGGACCCCCCCACCATCTGCAACACCACCCGCACCCAGTGCAACTTCTCAGTGCCCGCGGGCACCAGCAGGGTCCACCTGTCAGCCTACAACGCCGCCGGCGAGTCGGCACCGAccgaggtgatgctgctggagAGGACAG GTCAGCCGCTGTCCGGGCTCCGGGCAGTGCCCGGGGATGAGCGCAGCCTCTGGGTGCACTGGGAGGCTCCGCTGGCCCCAGTGACCGCCTATGTCCTGGAGTGGCAGcgggtggcagcagagcctgggcactgcagcgGGTGCTGGCAGATGGAGCGTGATGGGGCAGCCACCACAGCCCTTATCCAGG ATGGCATCGAACCTTTCCAGCGCTACAACATCTCCGTGTACCCCCTCTATGAGGGCACTGTCGGGGTGCCCGTCCACACCACAGCCTATTCCCAGCAGAAAG CACCATCCCACGCCCCCAAGCTTCACCTGAAGAGGATCAGCAAGTCAGAGGccgagctgtgctgggagccgcTGCCAGTGGAGGTGCAGAACGGCTTCATCACCAGCTACACCATCTTCTGGGCCAGCAGCATCACCAGCATGGCCA gtgccaccgtGAACCCTtccctcagctcctttgccATCCGGGGGCTGAAGCCATCGACCCTGTACAAGGTGCACATCATGGCATCCACGGCTGCCGGCAGCACCAACGGCACCAGCCTGACCCTGGTGACCACAGTGCTGG ATGACAGCGAGCTCCAGTTCCTCTTCCTGAGCCTGGGGCTGGTCTTTGTCGGGCTCATGGTGTTGCTCATCTGCTTCCAGAAGAACGAgcg gatgaaggagcagctctggcccagTGTCCCCGACCCTGCCAACAGCAGCCTGAGCAAGTGGGTGCCAGCAGCGCTGCCGCAG gAGCCGCTCCAGAGCCTCGCCGCGagggagcccggcccggccgccatCTCCACGGTCACCGTGCTGGAAGGGGAACCGGGCAAGCAGCCGGGGAAGGAGCGCCCCGCTCTGTCCGCCGCCGTCcccccggcgctgccccggcCCTACGTGCGGCAGGAGGGCCCCGGGGAGCCGGTGCAGTACGCGCGGGTGGGCGCCGCGGGGTACCGGGGGCAGCGGCTGCTCCCCGAGCCCGCTCCCCGCTTCTACGAGAACCTGCGGGGCCGTggggacggcggcggcggcggcgcggggggggAGTGGGCGTTCCTGGAGGAGCCCCCCGCCACCTTCCCGCTGTTGCAGGGGCTCCGCATCGGCGGCGCCGAGGAGCTGCACGAGTGCCGGGCGGACTAG
- the CSF3R gene encoding granulocyte colony-stimulating factor receptor isoform X1 has protein sequence MATHGYSCSAGDAKATEETMARCGAGTPFLRQLSLLLLLHLGGTLGCASVTVSPPIVPLGSAVTASCTVQRELCQGLEQGRVRISWMLDNKPVAGSQRQGPGGTEVSNLTLPRFNHTQARLFCCVEWNGTKQRVGMAEIRAGYPPAKPLNLSCVLNLDDYGLTCQWQQGTNSHLPTSFVLKCMGSRAQAVTGCTPRGGHSHCTVPRRLLQLYRQMEIWVSATNALGSAESEHLLIDPMDVAKLDPPTLQSIQSIPFQTDCIALAWDVARGTKHMELQCELRYRAPEDPAWALVSGIVGQAGTAQRCGFLFGTQYSFQMRCRRSSASALGSWSEWSPSRNYTTHEKAPTGKLDAWWGAQLAGAGGRLEVQLRWKAPRQRDANGRVLGYRVTLSPRRRGRDPPTICNTTRTQCNFSVPAGTSRVHLSAYNAAGESAPTEVMLLERTGQPLSGLRAVPGDERSLWVHWEAPLAPVTAYVLEWQRVAAEPGHCSGCWQMERDGAATTALIQDGIEPFQRYNISVYPLYEGTVGVPVHTTAYSQQKAPSHAPKLHLKRISKSEAELCWEPLPVEVQNGFITSYTIFWASSITSMASATVNPSLSSFAIRGLKPSTLYKVHIMASTAAGSTNGTSLTLVTTVLDDSELQFLFLSLGLVFVGLMVLLICFQKNERMKEQLWPSVPDPANSSLSKWVPAALPQEPLQSLAAREPGPAAISTVTVLEGEPGKQPGKERPALSAAVPPALPRPYVRQEGPGEPVQYARVGAAGYRGQRLLPEPAPRFYENLRGRGDGGGGGAGGEWAFLEEPPATFPLLQGLRIGGAEELHECRAD, from the exons ATGGCTACCCACGGatattcctgctctgctg GTGATGCCAAAGCCACGGAGGAGACCATGGCCAGGTGCGGTGCTGGGACACCCTTCCTGcggcagctctccctgctcctgctgctccacctGGGCG ggacactgggctgcGCCTCGGTGACTGTGAGCCCCCCCATTGTGCCCCTGGGCTCGGCTGTCACGGCATCCTGCACCGTCCAGAgggagctctgccagggcttggagcagggcagggtccgGATCAGCTGGATGCTGGACAAcaagcctgtggctgggagccagCGCCAGGGCCCGGGGGGCACAGAGGTGTCCAACCTCACCCTGCCCCGCTTCAACCACACCCAGGCCAGGCTGTTCTGCTGTGTGGAGTGGAATGGGACCAAGCAGCGCGTTGGCATGGCCGAGATCAGGGCGGGCT ATCCTCCTGCAAAGCCCCTCAACCTCAGCTGTGTCCTGAACCTCGATGACTACGGGCTGACGtgccaatggcagcagggaACCAACAGCCACCTCCCCACCAGCTTCGTGCTGAAATGCATGGG gagcagagcccaggcagtGACGGGCTGCACCCCACgaggagggcacagccactgcacGGTGCCACgccggctgctgcagctgtaCCGGCAGATGGAGATCTGGGTGTCTGCCACCAACGCCCTGGGCAGCGCCGAGTCCGAGCACCTCCTCATCGACCCCATGGACGTGG CCAAGCTGGACCCCCCAACCCTGCAGAGCATCCAGTCCATCCCCTTCCAGACCGACTGCATTGCCCTGGCCTGGGATGTGGCACGGGGCACAAAGCACATGGAGCTGCAGTGTGAGCTGCGCTACAGGGCCCCTGAGGACCCTGCCTGGGCCCTG GTCAGTGGCATCGTCGGCCAGGCGGGCACGGCACAGCGCTGCGGTTTCCTGTTCGGCACCCAGTACAGCTTCCAGATGCGCTGCAGGCGCAGCTCAGCCTCGGCACTGGGCTCCTGGAGTGAgtggagccccagcaggaaCTACACCACCCATGAGAAAG CCCCCACAGGGAAGCTGGACGCGTGGTGGGGGGCTCAGCTggccggggctggggggcgGCTGGAGGTGCAGCTGCGCTGGAAG GCCCCACGGCAGCGGGATGCCAACGGGCGAGTGCTGGGCTACCGTGTGACCCTGAGCCCCCGGAGGAGGGGCAGGGACCCCCCCACCATCTGCAACACCACCCGCACCCAGTGCAACTTCTCAGTGCCCGCGGGCACCAGCAGGGTCCACCTGTCAGCCTACAACGCCGCCGGCGAGTCGGCACCGAccgaggtgatgctgctggagAGGACAG GTCAGCCGCTGTCCGGGCTCCGGGCAGTGCCCGGGGATGAGCGCAGCCTCTGGGTGCACTGGGAGGCTCCGCTGGCCCCAGTGACCGCCTATGTCCTGGAGTGGCAGcgggtggcagcagagcctgggcactgcagcgGGTGCTGGCAGATGGAGCGTGATGGGGCAGCCACCACAGCCCTTATCCAGG ATGGCATCGAACCTTTCCAGCGCTACAACATCTCCGTGTACCCCCTCTATGAGGGCACTGTCGGGGTGCCCGTCCACACCACAGCCTATTCCCAGCAGAAAG CACCATCCCACGCCCCCAAGCTTCACCTGAAGAGGATCAGCAAGTCAGAGGccgagctgtgctgggagccgcTGCCAGTGGAGGTGCAGAACGGCTTCATCACCAGCTACACCATCTTCTGGGCCAGCAGCATCACCAGCATGGCCA gtgccaccgtGAACCCTtccctcagctcctttgccATCCGGGGGCTGAAGCCATCGACCCTGTACAAGGTGCACATCATGGCATCCACGGCTGCCGGCAGCACCAACGGCACCAGCCTGACCCTGGTGACCACAGTGCTGG ATGACAGCGAGCTCCAGTTCCTCTTCCTGAGCCTGGGGCTGGTCTTTGTCGGGCTCATGGTGTTGCTCATCTGCTTCCAGAAGAACGAgcg gatgaaggagcagctctggcccagTGTCCCCGACCCTGCCAACAGCAGCCTGAGCAAGTGGGTGCCAGCAGCGCTGCCGCAG gAGCCGCTCCAGAGCCTCGCCGCGagggagcccggcccggccgccatCTCCACGGTCACCGTGCTGGAAGGGGAACCGGGCAAGCAGCCGGGGAAGGAGCGCCCCGCTCTGTCCGCCGCCGTCcccccggcgctgccccggcCCTACGTGCGGCAGGAGGGCCCCGGGGAGCCGGTGCAGTACGCGCGGGTGGGCGCCGCGGGGTACCGGGGGCAGCGGCTGCTCCCCGAGCCCGCTCCCCGCTTCTACGAGAACCTGCGGGGCCGTggggacggcggcggcggcggcgcggggggggAGTGGGCGTTCCTGGAGGAGCCCCCCGCCACCTTCCCGCTGTTGCAGGGGCTCCGCATCGGCGGCGCCGAGGAGCTGCACGAGTGCCGGGCGGACTAG